One window of Papaver somniferum cultivar HN1 chromosome 9, ASM357369v1, whole genome shotgun sequence genomic DNA carries:
- the LOC113312223 gene encoding uncharacterized protein LOC113312223, with protein sequence MTGTKWLSNYDTNILNFFKLEQKKIKNHSLKKCHWNGPLLGYMMLCCEGVANGNPGAAEYGIIGTDHQSQVIGTISGGVGLATSFIAAVVSVICATEWAIKIQCSKIIVRSSDKTVMENFRKGVVPWYLRARWLKSITGLADIQYEDCYKEINFTAESLERYGTRLSQGVTIIQNGKPSSLAQVEMPHTTYHRV encoded by the coding sequence ATGACTGGAACAAAGTGGTTGTCAAATTATGATACCAATATTCTTAACTTCTTTAAGCTGGagcagaaaaaaatcaaaaatcactcCCTGAAAAAATGTCATTGGAATGGCCCACTGTTGGGATATATGATGTTATGTTGTGAAGGAGTAGCAAATGGCAATCCTGGAGCTGCAGAATATGGTATAATTGGTACAGATCACCAAAGTCAGGTCATTGGTACCATTTCTGGAGGTGTTGGTTTAGCTACAAGTTTCATTGCTGCAGTTGTGTCAGTAATTTGTGCCACTGAATGGGCTATTAAAATACAATGTAGCAAGATTATTGTTAGATCTTCTGACAAAACAGTAATGGAAAATTTCAGAAAAGGAGTGGTTCCTTGGTATCTAAGGGCAAGATGGCTGAAATCAATTACCGGGCTGGCTGACATTCAGTATGAAGATTGTTATAAAGAAATTAACTTTACAGCTGAAAGCTTAGAAAGGTATGGAACAAGACTATCTCAAGGGGTAACTATCATTCAAAATGGGAAGCCATCTTCTTTAGCTCAGGTTGAAATGCCTCATACAACATATCACAGAGTTTGA